From a region of the Castanea sativa cultivar Marrone di Chiusa Pesio chromosome 10, ASM4071231v1 genome:
- the LOC142614181 gene encoding G-patch domain-containing protein 1, with amino-acid sequence MAAPEAPLCYVGVAKQSAAFRLMKQMGWEEGEGLGKDKQGIKGHVRVKNKQDTSGIGLEKPNEWAFDTTQFDNILKRLKVQGVQANNEGVETNASNDVKVPVVKATRPQGRYKKRERGKLVHAYSSSDVQGILAKKVEESQGTNPDVDGELESAKLFESEFIYVEGDKVEDIPPDWWGYKYGFVSGGFLGAESKRRKSQTAENAQKNNQRTVFCEDDQENLYHLVQDNATTGKQGLGIRSQPKKVAGCRFQGKKTSFSDSDDEDTSDHGHSAKRKRDDLSAGDRPDEHKVKLKKLCKKLLRQVPGESLKLKQLKLLIDEHSSSVFSNFSSKRDAVAYLEQKLEGSQKFSVEGKRVSLKSKRG; translated from the exons ATGGCCGCTCCCGAAGCCCCTCTCTGCTATGTCGGCGTTGCCAAACAATCCGCTGCTTTCCGCCTCATGAAACAAATG gGCTGGGAAGAAGGAGAAGGGCTTGGTAAAGACAAGCAAGGCATCAAAGGACACGTTCGAGTCAAAAACAAACAGGACACTTCTG GTATTGGTTTGGAGAAGCCAAATGAGTGGGCATTTGACACTACTCAATTTGATAATATACTCAAACGATTGAAAGTG caaGGGGTGCAAGCCAACAATGAAG GTGTTGAGACCAATGCATCTAATGATGTTAAGGTTCCGGTTGTCAAGGCTACTCGGCCTCAGGGGAG AtataagaaaagagagagagggaagctTGTCCATGCCTATTCTTCAAGTGATGTTCAAGGAATTCTC GCCAAAAAGGTTGAGGAGTCACAAGGAACAAATCCTGATGTAGATGGTGAATTGGAATCAGCAAAGCTGTTCGAAAGTGAATTTATCTATGTTGAAG GAGACAAAGTTGAAGATATTCCTCCAGATTGGTGGGGCTATAAATACGGTTTCGTCTCAGGAGGTTTTCTTGGGGCTGAATCTAAGAGAAGGAAATCACAGACTGCTGAGAATGCTCAAAAAAATAATCAGAGAACTGTATTCTGTGAAGATGATCAGGAGAATCTATATCATCTTGTTCAA gATAATGCCACGACTGGAAAGCAAGGACTAGGTATTAGAAGCCAGCCGAAAAAGGTAGCTGGTTGCCGCTTTCAGGGGAAAAAGACATCATTTAGTGATAGTGATGATGAAGATACCAGTGATCATGGTCATTCAGCCAAACGAAAACGTGATGACTTGTCAGCAGGAGACAGGCCTGACGAACATAAAGTGAAGTTGAAGAAGCTGTGCAAAAAGCTTCTTCGTCAG GTACCTGGAGAGTCATTAAAGCTAAAACAGCTGAAACTTCTTATCGATGAACATTCATCTTCTGTTTTTTCCAACTTTTCCTCAAAGAGAGATGCTGTAGCTTACTTGGAACAAAAG CTGGAAGGTAGTCAGAAATTTTctgtggaaggaaaaagagtGAGTCTCAAATCAAAGAGAGGCTAG